Part of the Pseudomonas lijiangensis genome is shown below.
TTCCAGACTGGCCGAGGGCAGTAAAAGCGCAGTCAATGGCGCGTTGCTGGCGGCCATGAATACTGCATCCGAATACGGCTTTGGTGCAGTGATCGCTTCATTGCCAGGGTTTCTGGTACTGGCCAACGCCCTGAAAAGCATCCCGGACCCGCTGGTCAATGAAGCCATCACCGTGACCTTGCTGGCCGGGATTACTGGCTCGGCTTCGGGCGGTATGAGCATCGCTCTGGCAGCCATGTCGGACAGTTTCATCGCAGCCGCCAATGCCGCGAATATTCCACTGGAAGTCCTGCACCGGGTGGCCGCCATGGCCAGCGGCGGCATGGACACCCTGCCCCACAACGGCGCGGTCATCACGCTGCTGGCCGTGACCGGGCTGACCCACCGTGAAGCCTATCTGGACATTTTCGGTATCACCATTATCAAGACACTGGCGGTTTTCGTCGTGATCGCAGCGTTCTACGCCACTGGCATCGTTTAAGGAATCGATTATGAATCTGCAAGGAAAAACCGCACTGGTTACTGGCTCCACCAGCGGCATCGGTCTGGGCATTGCCTTGGTGCTGGCAAAAGCTGGCGCGAACCTGGTGCTCAATGGTTTCGGAGAAGCTTCGGCGGTGATCGCCCAGGTGCAACAGTTTGGCGGTCGCGTTGGCCATCACCCGGCGGATGTCAGCGACCCGGCGCAGATTGCCGAAATGATCGCCTATGCCGAACGCGAATTCGGCGGTGTCGACATTCTGGTCAATAACGCCGGCATTCAGCACGTGGACGCTGTGGAGGACTTTGCCGTCGAGCGCTGGGACTCGATCATTGCCATCAACCTGTCATCGGTGTTCCACACCACCCGTCTGTGCCTGCCCGGCATGCGCAGCAAGGACTGGGGACGCATCATCAATATCGCCTCGGTTCATGGGCTGGTGGGCTCGACCGGCAAGTCGGCCTATGTCGCGGCCAAGCATGGGGTGATCGGCCTGACCAAAGTGGTGGGTCTGGAAACGGCCCGCAGCAATGTCACCTGTAACGCCATCTGCCCCGGCTGGGTCCTGACGCCGCTGGTGCAACAGCAGATCGACAATCGCCAGGGCGACCCGGATCAGGCCCGGCGTGACCTGCTGGCCGAAAAACAGCCTTCGCTGGATTTTGTTACGCCCGAGCAATTGGGCGAGCTAGTGTTGTTTCTGTGCAGTGAGGCGGCAGTCCAGGTGCGCGGAGCTGCCTGGAATGTGGATGGCGGGTGGCTGGCCCAATAGGCAGGGTCATAAATCACTTTGTGGGAGGCAGCTTGCTGGCGACTTTAGCGTACAGACGCAGAATATCTGTCGGTTTCAGGCCTTTTTCGCCAGCAAGCTGCCTCCCACAGGTTTTGTTTGTGCCTTAACACTCAGGATTGAGGGCCTTCATTCTCGTCCACCAAACCCCAATCGGGCATCTGCGCGGCATTCGTGCCCACTGGCGCCGAGGGTGCCGTTGTCAGGTGCGAGACGCCCTCGCCGTGCAACTTGAGGCGCAGGCGCACGTTGTTTTGCGAGTCGGCATTTTTCAGCGCTTCCTCTTCGCTGATGATCCCTTCTGCCGCCAGATTGAACAGTGCGGTATCGAAGGTCTGCATGCCCAGGCTGCCGGACTTTTCCATGATGCCCTTGAGTTCCGTCAACTGGTTGCGCTGGATCAGATCACGAATGGTCGGCGTGCCCATCATCACTTCCACAGCAGCCCGGCGCTTGCCATCCGGGGTCTTGACCAGACGCTGGGAAACGAATGCCTTGAGGTTGTTGCCCAGGTCATGCAGCAGTTGCTCGCGGCGCTCTTCCGGGAAGAAGTTGATGATCCGGTCCAGCGCCTGGTTGGCGTTGTTGGCGTGCAGGGTCGAGATGGCCAGGTGGCCGGTATCGGCAAAGGCCAGCGCATGCTCCATGGTTTCCCGGTCACGAATCTCGCCGATCAGGATGACATCCGGCGCCTGACGCAAGGTGTTTTTCAGAGCGGCACGAAAACTGCGGGTATCGACCCCCACTTCACGCTGGTTGACGATGGACTTCTTGTGGCGATGGATGAACTCCACCGGGTCTTCGATGGTGATGATATGACCGCTGGCATTGCGGTTACGGTAATCGATCAGGGCCGCCAGGGACGTGGATTTACCCGAGCCAGTCGCGCCCACGAACAGCACCAGCCCGTGTTTTTCCATGATCACATCGAGCAGGATCGGCGGCAGGTGCAGATCCTCGAAACGCGGGATATCCAGCTTGATATTGCGCGCTACGATGGAGACTTCATTGCGCTGCATGAAGATATTGATCCGGAAACGTCCGATACCGGCCAGCGACACCGCCAGGTTCATCTCCAGCTCACGCTGGAATTCGAGCTTCTGTTCCTCATCCATCAAGCCCTGGGCAACGATCGCCACCTCACCGGGCTTGAGGGTTTCAGTGCCCAGCGGCTTGAGCACGCCATTGAACTTGGCGCACGGCGGCGCTCCGGTGGAAAGATAAAGGTCCGATCCGTCCTGGCTGGCCAGAATCTTCAACAACGCCGGAAAATCCATAATCAACACCGCACAAGAAAATATGAAAACGTTTTTCTGCCCGCCACACTTGATGGTCTTTGACGAGCAGATTTATTCATTCAGGTCAGGGCAGGCATAATGGCAGCCTTTTCTGACAGGTGATATTGCGACATGAAAGCCCAAGCCCGCCATATTCTGGTGAAGACCGCCGAAGAAGCCGAACAGCTCAAGCTGCGTATCGCCAAGGGCGAGGCCTTCGACGTGCTGGCCAAAAAGCATTCCACCTGCCCGTCCGGCAAGCGTGGCGGTGATCTGGGTGAAGTGCGGCCCGGCCAGATGGTCGGCGCCATCGATCAAGTCATCTTCAAGAAGCCGCTGCGCACCGTACACGGCCCCATCAAGAGCAAGTTCGGCTATCAC
Proteins encoded:
- a CDS encoding PilT/PilU family type 4a pilus ATPase, encoding MDFPALLKILASQDGSDLYLSTGAPPCAKFNGVLKPLGTETLKPGEVAIVAQGLMDEEQKLEFQRELEMNLAVSLAGIGRFRINIFMQRNEVSIVARNIKLDIPRFEDLHLPPILLDVIMEKHGLVLFVGATGSGKSTSLAALIDYRNRNASGHIITIEDPVEFIHRHKKSIVNQREVGVDTRSFRAALKNTLRQAPDVILIGEIRDRETMEHALAFADTGHLAISTLHANNANQALDRIINFFPEERREQLLHDLGNNLKAFVSQRLVKTPDGKRRAAVEVMMGTPTIRDLIQRNQLTELKGIMEKSGSLGMQTFDTALFNLAAEGIISEEEALKNADSQNNVRLRLKLHGEGVSHLTTAPSAPVGTNAAQMPDWGLVDENEGPQS
- a CDS encoding 3-hydroxybutyrate dehydrogenase — its product is MNLQGKTALVTGSTSGIGLGIALVLAKAGANLVLNGFGEASAVIAQVQQFGGRVGHHPADVSDPAQIAEMIAYAEREFGGVDILVNNAGIQHVDAVEDFAVERWDSIIAINLSSVFHTTRLCLPGMRSKDWGRIINIASVHGLVGSTGKSAYVAAKHGVIGLTKVVGLETARSNVTCNAICPGWVLTPLVQQQIDNRQGDPDQARRDLLAEKQPSLDFVTPEQLGELVLFLCSEAAVQVRGAAWNVDGGWLAQ
- a CDS encoding peptidylprolyl isomerase → MKAQARHILVKTAEEAEQLKLRIAKGEAFDVLAKKHSTCPSGKRGGDLGEVRPGQMVGAIDQVIFKKPLRTVHGPIKSKFGYHLVQVFYRD